Genomic DNA from Candidozyma auris chromosome 1, complete sequence:
CCGAGGCGGTCGCTCACGAAGGTTATGTGAAATAGGGTAACGTGAATAGCAATAGCTCTGGGGAGAAAATCTACCGCCGAAAGTGGTGCTTCTCAAACAGATGTGAGCGTCACTTCGCGAGGAAGCACTCGTGTGGCCAGGAGCGGTATCTCCGAACGATTCGCATCTGCTTCCCGCGTGGGCCCCTGCTGCCTCGCACTCATATTATTCGCAACCATTATCTCTCGATGCTCACGCCCCTCCCCAAAAAGCGCAATTCCCGCTgcctcagcagcaagcAGATATCTTGACGTATTGTGTCACCGCGGTGTTTTACAGCGAGGTgaggcatttttttttctcgagATAATCGTGCGTAGTGTTGTTGTCACTGCTTCCGAAACAGATGCTGTCAAACTCGCACGCCGATCCTTCTTTGTTCCTCTACTGCATGCGCTGCGAGTAGGTTTCGCTCCGTGGTTTTTTGCACTCGTGAGGTCTCCTTCAGGGTCGCTTCTTTATGACAAGGTGCTCGGTACGGGTAGCCAACGCACGCTTCAGCCTTTGAAAACCTcccttttcatcaaagtATGTTCTTGATGTAAAGTACGAGCACCCCTCGGTCAAAGAAAGTCTCGAGCATATGATGCTGACAAACCCCCAAAACCCTTTGTCTGAAGTTCGCCCGACTTTGGCCGTTCCACTGTATGCTTCAAGCAGGTCgctgtttcttttggatgGGCGTAAGAAACCTTGATGAAGGAAATATGGTCACTATTTGGGAACAATACGGTGATAATGGGGACCGCCTGAATTATTGCTGTGTTGCTTGCTTCCCCCGTGATGGGCGATACATTAGAAATCCCGATggaccaatttttttggtaGGGTTTGTTAAAATCCCCTATTTGACGCTGAAACTCGCCacaaatttttttattggTGACAGCAGGAAATGTAGGGTGCGGCTTGACGCTAATGGTTTGGTCGAGCGGCTCCTCTTGCCCATTTAGCTGCGATGAATGTCAGCCGAGCCTCAAATCTCCAAAGTCAATCGTGTCTTGAGCGCAACTTCCACAGACTTACTCATACAATTTGTAAGCTCTTCAATCATTTCAGGAACCTTGAAATCCGACCGAAAGCGTCAATATATGGCCGAGGATGGCTAAAATAGGTAGCATTCTTTGGTTACGGAAACGCTAGTTTGAATATCTATGATATGGAATCGCCATTCATGATCATGCTGAGGATCCCAGCTTCCACATTCCGATGAGACCGTGCGCAACTAGCTTGTGTAATCTCTATGCGATAAGAGACCTGAAACAAccttctcctcatcaaggaTTTATTCCAAGGCAAAACCACCAATTTCTTTCATTTGCGAAACAACCTCAAATTCTTTTAAAAAGAACTTCTAAACATAGTAGATTAACATATATTACAATTTCTGGTTGAGAAGTGACTTTAGATAGGTGATCTCTTCATTTAACTGTCTCTCTCTAGACCCATCTTTAACACAAACAAATACTAATGCAATAAGCAATCCTATACTTGTCAGCATCAAGAGCGCCAAGACTAATTTAATCTTTAGTAATGCTTTCCGTATTGATTGGATCTCTTTATTGTTGCCAAGTCCGTACGTCGTAGGATTAGTAGGTAGATGAActtcactttcatcaaaattcAACCTCTCAAACGGAATCATCTCGACGTAAGCCTCTTGACTGCTTGATACTAAGGGTAACATTAAATTGAGTCTTCAAGCCATCCACTAAAACTTATCCTCTTTTTATCCTCAAAGAGCCATACTATTCCTCGCTTATAGAGGTTCGAACAATATGCAGTACAAGCATATATGCCTAATTATGGTGTACGGATTTGATATGGCTTGACTGGATATGATGCACCTCAAATTTTACCCCCTGCAGATTGCCTCCTTAGCTTAGTGGTAGAGCGTTGCACTTGTAATGCAAAGGTCGCTAGTTCAATTCTGGCAGGGGGCATTCTTTTTACCAAATCTTATACCCATCATTCAGCACCCTATTGGTTTGTTCATTTTCCAAGCATTTGCCCCCACTATTTCGTCTGTCGAGTGTAGACCATCTTAGTCGTGTTTTTGGCGGCGAGTCACGTGCGTGACGTATCACTAACTCCATACTTTCGCGAGATGTATCCCAAAACACCGATCTCATCCTCCTTACTTCGTACCTAGGAGCTTTACGTTTCACAAATGTTTAAAGCTGGACTAGTGCTGCGGCACCTGCTACGGTCATTTAGATCCGTCCAGCCTAGGCTTTTTTtccacatcatcaacagatCGCCTATCACCCGATCAGCACACACTCGCAACCTCCTACTTTCGAGACCTTCCGGGGTGGTCTTCAAGAGGAACATTGGcttcatcaaagtcatcgCTAAGGCAACCAGGGTACCCGCGTATATTGGAGGCACTATGGCTGCTGGGGGCACCTATATCGCTTATAAGGTCGAACAGGCGCAACAATATACCTCTGATCGGTTCAGTGCAATCAAGGATTTTACCAGTGAGTTGTTCGACAAAACTGGGGACGTATTCAAAGGTCTTGGTGGTGATAAGAGTAATTCAGGAGATGGAAGTGGCGGAGGAGGTGGTAGTGGCGGCTCGGAagatgctgctgctttaGGTGCCACCGCAGCTGCGGTAGGACTATCGTCAGATGAAGAGAGTGATTCGATTGTTGGGGATGACGAAGACACAgaggaagacgaagaaacGTTAATCGATCAGGATGACGACGAGCCTCCTGATCTCGAGAATGACGAGACAACCGATGATATGCTCAACTTAACAAGGCAAATGATTGAGATAAGAAATATTCTCAGCGCTGTTGATCCACAGTCTGAGACTTTGAAACTTCCGCTGATTGTTGTCATCGGGTCTCAATCGAGCGGCAAGTCGTCTGTGTTAGAAGCCATCGTCGGCCAGGAGTTCTTGCCAAAGGGGAGCAACATGGTCACCAGACGCCCTATTGAGCTCACACTCGTTAACTCCCCGGACTCAGCCAGCGAAGTTGCCGAGTTTCCCGCGTTGAAAATGTTTAATTTGACTGATTTTACGCAAGTACAGAAAACACTTTTCGACTTGAACATGGCAGTCCCAGCTTCCGAATGCATCTCTAACGATCCAATTCAGATCACTGTCAGATCTCCTAGGGTTCCTGATTTGTCCTTAGTGGACTTACCCGGATACATTCAGGTTGAGGCCGCTGATCAGCCTACTGAGCTTAAGCAAAAGATTCGTTCGCTTTGCAATCGCTATCTAGAGGCACCTAATATTATTTTGGCAATCTCAGCCGCTGATGTTGATTTGGCGAACTCTTCTGCATTGAGAGCCGCAAAGTTAGCGGACCCGTTAGGAGAGCGTACACTTGGTGTAATCACCAAGCTAGATTTGGTTGAACCAGAAAAAGCTCGCGCCATTTTACTCAACAGGAAATATCCATTAAAGATGGGTTACGTCGGTGTGATAACCAGGGCACCAGATAGCGGGAAGTCTTCAGGAGGTGGGTTGTtcggaagaaaaaggataACAGGCTATCAAGCATACGTCGCTCAGCAGAATTTCGAATAccaatttttgaaggacAATAAGGAAGCCTTCATCGGAACCATTACTGGTTCAAGAAacctcaagaagaaactcatgAAAGTATTGGAGAAGTCGATGTCAGCGTCTTTGAGACCAACGCATCTCGCGATCCAGCAAGAACTTGAGGAAACCGCCTATCAATTCAAAGTTGAGTTTAATGATCGGTCTCTCACTCCCCAGATGTACTTGGCTAACAATAtagacttgttgaaggttgccatcaaggagttgagTCAGAAATTCTCGAGAAACGAGTTGAAGGCTCTCCTTAAGAATGAATTAGATCAAAAAGTTTTGGACTTGCTTGCGGAAAGGTACTGGAACAAGCCGTTTGATCTTAAAGGTGATGTATATGCATCAACTGAGCCAGACTTGCGTGAACTTTCACAGCTTTCGAGTGTTGAGGAGGAAAGTTACTGGCACAAAAAATTAGACCTAGCCACTAGCTCTCTCACAAAGCTCGGGGTTGGAAGGCTTTCTACTTCGATGTTAGCAGAGGCCATTGTCACAGAGATCAACAACATTGTTGACAAAACTCAATTGGCTAACCATCCAatggcaaagaaagcagTGGAGGATGCTGCAAAGTCCGTTCTAAAATCGAAGTATTACTCAACTGCCGATCAAGTGGAGAATTGCATTAAACCATACAAGTATGAggttgaaattgaagatcGTGAGTGGAATGCAAGCAGAGATTCTGCGGTGaatctcatcaaagagGAGCTTAGACAGTGTGAAAATGTTTACAGTGCCCTCAAAAAGCTGGTCGGGGGTCGCAAGTTGCAGCAAATTGTAACCTATTTGGAAAAGCTCAATGGTGAAAGAAAAACTGAAATAGATAGTGACTCGAATGAGACTCTTGGTTTTTCTAAAACTTTGATTGAGCGAGGCAAGTATGCCATTTTTCTCAAGGAACGgcaaaagcttttgaagatgagataCCTGTTCGTCAAAAACCTGAAGAAATGCAAACTGAAAGATAACAAATACCAGTGTCCTGAAATTTTTATGGATGCcgtttcttcaaagttgacCTCGACTGCGATCTTGTTTTTGAATGTGGAGCTTTTGAGTGACTTTTACTACAATTTTCCGAGAAAgcttgatgaggagttcTTTGGCAATTTGAGTAAAGAACAGATGGAGAGTTTCGCTAAAGAAGACCCAAAGATCAAAAAACATATcgaacttcaagaaaggaaGGATCTTTTAGAAGATGCTATGCGCAAAATCGAAGGAATATTAGCGTTTCAAAGGCAGAAGATAGAGGATCGACCAAACTCAACGTGGTGGTGATTTtacgacgatgacgataGCGCTCTTATATAAAATAATGTACATTTTgatgcaaaagaagaatctATAAAATGATGATGCAGACTTATTTCATTGCACGGCCCTTACAATACGCTCAAACAACGTGTCCAATGCAATTCCGTCGATGTTCGTGAAAATAGGCTCAATGTGTGcgagatcaagaagacgCTGAGAGGTCCATTTTTCGGTATCATTAGTGTCATCTACTTCAAGACCCGCCAGACCATCCACGGAACGTGCGTGCAACACATTAGCTGCTGCTTGGGCGTTTACCAACAAATTGTTCATCTGCTCAGCCAAATTCTCTGTACTGTCCAAATCTCTGGCGACAGGACTTATCAACGAGGCACGAGAGGCAGAATCAACGAAGACAAAACCAGAAGGCAGAGCAGTTAACGAAACCACCAATTGCTTATGCACAATTTCGTGAACTGGACTGAGCCTACTTGGTGAGAAGATCaggattttgcaaccaaaacCCTGACCTTCGTATGGCTTGGGCTGGTTCACTGCAACAGCTATTATGTTCCTCAGGGTATCTGCGGCTATCAAGTTGCGTGCACCATAGTCGAGAAACTTAACTGCCAATGAAGTCTCCTCACCTTTCACAAGGTCAAACAGCAACACCAGCGTTGCCAgtgcaagaacaagatgaGACTCCAAGAGAGCCACGAACTCCACTGGAGCAGAAAGACGTGGGAACGTGAAATCAACAGGCTCAAGCAGTTGTGGATCGTACGCTTTCGTTTCTGTATTATGACTGACAACCAAGAGAGAAGAGTCCGTAGCCCAAGCAGCTGCCACTGGAGCAGGGGCCAGTGCTGAGGGAGGAAGAGCACGACGAAGAGTCCACACAGTTTGAGACCTTGTGGCCGCCGTTTTTCCTTTAGCATTGTTGCGAGTAGCAGCGGGACGAGGACGCCAGATACGCACGCCACCATGAGAGTCCACAGTGGCGACAATTTCTGAAGTCGGCAGAACAACAATggcaccaacaacaagacCTGGACCATGAGGATCAACTATCTTCAGCGCAAGGTGCCATTGAGAATCCTCGGCTGACCAGGACCAAAACTTAAGAGCAAACGCCGTATCGttcttggaaagaagatTATCCAAGTCAGACTTGGGCATCAGATCGAATGTACACATCCATTTACCGTTCTTTGTGAATGCAAGCTTTTCAACCTGAGGATCCACAATCTTGTGTTCGCTCTTGACTCTACCGATATCGAGCTGAGGTGCAACATGTTGAATGAAAGCTTGTTCACCACGGGCAAGATCGAATGCTTGAATAGACAGCCCGTTTGGGAGGTAAAGATGATTCGTTTTAAAGTTGACCATAGTGAGAGCACTAATATCCGGCCTAATGAAGTCATATTTCTCGAGAATTCTAGGCTTTGAGTTGACTTGTTTTTGgtcctcttcgtcctcATTCCCGCTCTCTTCATCGCTGTCGTGGGCTCCAActacttcttttttcttcaaatactGACGAACTTTACGTCTGAATGTATCTGTAGTTGATGTCATCTGTGGGCGACATGAGGAAACCGCAAGACGAGATACAAGGTCCACTGCAGAAATCACGACAATTTCACTTTGGGCAAGATTTACTGCACCGCTTCCAACGGCTATGGGTGAAAGCATAATGTTGTACACGTCAGGGCGGTTTGGGTCAATAGAAATAGCAGTGATAGAACCACTAAGACGAGGCAAAAACTGCGTTTTACCCAGCTCAAGGTTCCAAATGACCAATACTTTCTCTGAACCTCCCGAAATAAGATATCTCTGATCAGCTGAAAAAGCAACGTCGTGAGCGCCCTCAAAATGCCATTTCAACGCACGCTGATTTCCGCTATCATCTTTACTGTCCTTTCTGTCTCGCTCCTGAGGATACAAAAGGTAGATTGGTCCATGAGTGGAAGCAACTGCCGCGATGCCCTGATCACTCACAGCTAATGCCAGAGCTGGAGGACCTGAATAATTCATCACGAGCCTTGTTTGATCTAAAACGTCATTCACGGAGGCAGATGACGTTGAGCCATTTTGGAGATGACTTTTCAGCTCCAGAGTTATGtgtctcttcatcatttgcaCGCCCACTTTTAGGTCGTAAATTAGTACATGACCCTTTTTCGACACTGCCAAGTGGTTTCGACTTCTGGAAACTCCATACTTATATACATTGGGGACGGTGAGCATGCGATGAGAAATGCCGGTCTCTTTCTCGATTTGATACACATTAAGCGTTTTTGGACCATGTTCAGATGCAAAACTTTGCTCTGAAAAGAGCCCAATGCCATAGTAGCTGGTATCATCaatcaaaaaaatgtcCTGTAGATGCAAGTTTCCTGGAGTGATGTGCTGCCTGGCAACTACTGGATGTGCCACATTTTCCTTCCAATTGACGTAGAGtactttttgttttgaagTGAAAATGATAACTTGACAGTCATTTTCGTCATCTATAAAGGCAGCAATGGCATCATGAATATCCAAGTCTACCACACGAACACACTGTCTTGTGGA
This window encodes:
- the NAN1 gene encoding Nan1p, giving the protein MKLPRSWRVTVSSGGSPIPFKQGSTFPAVSSKDGTHTIVLLAYQIRVYYNSTRQCVRVVDLDIHDAIAAFIDDENDCQVIIFTSKQKVLYVNWKENVAHPVVARQHITPGNLHLQDIFLIDDTSYYGIGLFSEQSFASEHGPKTLNVYQIEKETGISHRMLTVPNVYKYGVSRSRNHLAVSKKGHVLIYDLKVGVQMMKRHITSESKSHLQNGSTSSASVNDVLDQTRLVMNYSGPPASALAVSDQGIAAVASTHGPIYLLYPQERDRKDSKDDSGNQRALKWHFEGAHDVAFSADQRYLISGGSEKVLVIWNLESGKTQFLPRLSGSITAISIDPNRPDVYNIMLSPIAVGSGAVNLAQSEIVVISAVDLVSRLAVSSCRPQMTSTTDTFRRKVRQYLKKKEVVGAHDSDEESGNEDEEDQKQVNSKPRILEKYDFIRPDISALTMVNFKTNHLYLPNGSSIQAFDLARGEQAFIQHVAPQLDIGRVKSEHKIVDPQVEKLAFTKNGKWMCTFDSMPKSDLDNLLSKNDTAFALKFWSWSAEDSQWHLASKIVDPHGPGLVVGAIVVSPTSEIVATVDSHGGVRIWRPRPAATRNNAKGKTAATRSQTVWTLRRALPPSASAPAPVAAAWATDSSLLVVSHNTETKAYDPQSLEPVDFTFPRLSAPVEFVALLESHLVLASATSVLSFDLVKGEETSLAVKFLDYGARNLIAADTSRNIIAVAVNQPKPYEGQGFGCKISIFSPSRLSPVHEIVHKQLVVSLTASPSGFVFVDSASRASLISPVARDLDSTENLAEQMNNLLVNAQAAANVLHARSVDGSAGLEVDDTNDTEKWTSQRLLDLAHIEPIFTNIDGIALDTLFERIVRAVQ
- a CDS encoding dynamin-related GTPase MGM1, whose product is MAAGGTYIAYKVEQAQQYTSDRFSAIKDFTSELFDKTGDVFKGLGGDKSNSGDGSGGGGGSGGSEDAAALGATAAAVGLSSDEESDSIVGDDEDTEEDEETLIDQDDDEPPDLENDETTDDMLNLTRQMIEIRNILSAVDPQSETLKLPSIVVIGSQSSGKSSVLEAIVGQEFLPKGSNMVTRRPIELTLVNSPDSASEVAEFPALKMFNLTDFTQVQKTLFDLNMAVPASECISNDPIQITVRSPRVPDLSLVDLPGYIQVEAADQPTELKQKIRSLCNRYLEAPNIILAISAADVDLANSSALRAAKLADPLGERTLGVITKLDLVEPEKARAILLNRKYPLKMGYVGVITRAPDSGKSSGGGLFGRKRITGYQAYVAQQNFEYQFLKDNKEAFIGTITGSRNLKKKLMKVLEKSMSASLRPTHLAIQQELEETAYQFKVEFNDRSLTPQMYLANNIDLLKVAIKELSQKFSRNELKALLKNELDQKVLDLLAERYWNKPFDLKGDVYASTEPDLRELSQLSSVEEESYWHKKLDLATSSLTKLGVGRLSTSMLAEAIVTEINNIVDKTQLANHPMAKKAVEDAAKSVLKSKYYSTADQVENCIKPYKYEVEIEDREWNASRDSAVNLIKEELRQCENVYSALKKSVGGRKLQQIVTYLEKLNGERKTEIDSDSNETLGFSKTLIERGKYAIFLKERQKLLKMRYSFVKNSKKCKSKDNKYQCPEIFMDAVSSKLTSTAILFLNVELLSDFYYNFPRKLDEEFFGNLSKEQMESFAKEDPKIKKHIELQERKDLLEDAMRKIEGILAFQRQKIEDRPNSTWW